The genomic segment AGTCCCCGATTACGAAGCTCCCGGGCTCCCTCTTCGCGGGCTGGCGTAAACCTAAGCCAAACTCGCGTGATTGATGAGGCCCCTCTCATAAAGTTGCGCTAGCTCGCATATGCCCGGCGAGCACTCGTGCCTGGGGTCACGGCGTAGACCGTGTGCCCTTGTGTGAAAGGAACGCCTTGACCGATTCGACGCCTACATCCGCACCCGCAGGCTGGTTTCCTGCAGGCGTTCAAGGCCAAGAGCGCTACTGGGACGGCACCTCGTGGACCGACCAAGTTCGTCCTGCCGGCGGCATCGCCACCGCGACGGGCGTGGTTCCGGGCCCGCCGACCGCTCCGGCGCCCGAGAAGAGGCCCCGCAACATCCTCGGAATCGTCGCCCTCGCAGTGGCCGCCGTGGGCTTCATCTTCGCCTGTATTCCCGGCGCTCTGATTGTCGGGTGGATTCTCCTGCCGATCGGCTTCTTCCTTGGCATCATCGCCCTGTTTCAAAAGGACAAGCCAAAGTGGCAGGGGCTGACCGCAATCATCGTCTCCGTTGTCGGCACCATCGTCGGCGTGATCGTGTTCATGGCCGTGGCGGCCGGCGCCGTCAGCGATGCCATCAACGCCACCGTCACCGAGGAAGTCGGCACTTCCGACGTCGCCGACGAGGAGACATCGGCCGACGAGGAGCCGGCCGTCGAGGAGGAGCCGGCGGTCGCGGACGCCGAAGATCTGGTGCTGGGGGAAACCGCGTTCGGCGTTGACACCGAGAGCGGCATGGGCTGGTACGCCGTGCAGGTCACTAACCCGAACGAGGACTACATCTTCGCCAGCGCCGGCATCGACGTGGAGGCGTACGACGCGAACGGCGTGCTGATTGACACCGACAGCACGTACGGCACCATCCTGTCGGGCACCTCGTGGTACGTGGGAGACTTCTTCGACATCGGCTCGGCGCAGATCAACCACATTGAGGTGCGTGGGCCTACCGCTGACGCGGCGACTCACTCGCCTGCCGCCGAGACGGGATCGTTCACCATGGGGCCGATCACGACCGGCTCCGAGTACGACTACATGACAGTCAACGGCACCGTCACCAGTAACTTCTCCGAGGACCAGGACATGGTTCGCATTGATCTGATCGCCCGCGACGGCGGCGGAAAGATCGTAGGCGTCGACTTCACCTACACCGACCGCGTGCCTTCCGGCGGCACGGCGGCGTGGAACGTCGACTTCTGGAAGGTGCCGCTGGACAGCAAAGTCGAGGCTCACCCTCACCTCTGATCACCTGTACGAACTGCGCGACCTAACCGAGGTCGCGACGAGAAGGGGGCGCCTTCGGGCGCTCCCTCCTCGTTTACGGCTCCATTGGCGTACCGGGCGAGCGCTTTAAGGCGACACCGCCTTCATGCACTGCCCGGAAAACGATCCAACCCGCGTGCGCGTGCGCACTCTCAGTGGGACGCTCGCGGCATGAATGGAATACAGATTGGCTATGCCAGAGTCTCCACCGCCGATCAGGACCTCACTTCGCAGCGGGACGCCCTGCTGCGACTGGGAGTCCTCGATTCGAACACCTACGTCGATCACGGGCTGACCGGCACCAACCGGGCAAGACCCGGACTGCGCGAAGCGCTCGCCGCCGTCCGCGAAGGCGACACCCTCGTGGTCACCAAGCTCGACCGGCTTGCCCGATCGGTCAGGGACGCGCGCGACATCGCCGACGAGCTGACGACGAAAGGCGTCGCGCTCAGTCTGGGCGGCAGCAGATACGACCCCACAGATCCGGTGGGACGGCTCCTGTTCAACGTGCTCGCCATGGTCGCCGAGTTCGAACGCGACCTGATCAGCATGCGCACGAAGGAAGGTATGGCGGTCGCCCGCGCGAAAGGTCACCTGAAGGGCAAGCAGCCCAAGCTGTCGACCACGCAGCGCAAGCTCCTGTTCGACGTCCAAGACCGGGGTGAGTACACCCAGACCGAGATCGCCGAGCTGTTCAACGTGTCCCGTGCCACCGTCTACCGCGAACTCCAACGCCGCCGGGTGGCGTTCCTCGCCACCTGCGAAGCGCACATCTTCTGACAACCCACGGCTCCGTCCATCCCCCGCGGAGTCGATCTCGACCGACGAGCGCTCAGCGGCGTTGGTACGCGTCCCGACGATGCTCGATGGTGACGATCTCGATGACCAGGCGGTCGTCCTCGATCCGATAGAGCACTCGATACTCGCCGCGACGCGCTGAGTACAAAGGCGCGAGCGGCTCACGCAACGGATTGCCCAGTCTCGTCGGGTTGGCTGCCAGCGGCCCGACGATGAACTCGAACACCGCTGCGGCGACGGATTCGGGGAGCGTGACCTCGAGCGCACGCCTCGCCGATCGTGTGAAGACGACCTCGTAGGGCCCGATCACTCGGCAAGCCGACCGCGCGCGACCATAGCGGCACGAACCTCATCTGCCGACGACACGTCGCCCGACTCGAGCTCGGCGATCGCCTCCCTCAACGCTGCGACCTCGTCAGGACGGCTCAAGATGTCCACGGTCTCCACGAGCGCGTCATAGTCCTCAGCGCTCAGCAGAACCGCGACTCGAGCACCGTTGCGTGTGATCTCGAAACGCTCATGAGTGGTCGCCGCCGATTCGATGTGCTTGCTCAGCGATGCGCGCGCATCCGCGAGTGACAGTACCGTCATGTACAGAATTCTAGCGCGAATGCACTTGTGCGGCCTCGTCCGACCACGTCGCGGCATCGCGCTGCCCGCATACGGATCGCCGTGTTCACGGTGCAGTACACCAATGCGGTCGTGGGGCACCCCCGCCGTCGGCGGTGGTCGGGCTTGTGGTCTGGGCCATCACTGCCGACCCGTCGGTATGGAAGGACCACGCGTGCGAGGTCGCCGGGCGCGCGCTCACCGAGAGCGAGTGGCAGGCATACATCGGTGAGATCCCTTATGACCCCGGATGCCGGGGTTGACGGAGAGACCCTGTGGCGCAGGGGCGGGGCCGCGTCCGGCCCCGTCCGCACGCCGGATCAGCGCCTGCGGATCTTCGTCAGTTGCACCTTGGGGGAGCTGGCGTAAGAGCGGCGGGCCGCTCGTGCCGCGATCGAGCGCCTCGCCCGCGACGTCGCCAGCTCGCGCGCTTCACAGCGGCGATCGCCCAGCGGTCGGATGTGAGCGATGCCTGTGACGTCGGCGGCGTACGCTCGACACATGCAGCCGGCGAACCTCTTCACAGCCCGATTCGACGAGGTGGCCACCGGTGGCCAGCGCCGCGTCACCGTCGGTGTCGAGGTCCGCGACCGGGAGGCCGACGGGTCCATTCCCACGGCCGCGTGGTTCCGAGGAGAGGAATACCGCCTCGACATCGAGGATGACTCGGGCGGTGCGATCTACGTGAGACGCTTCTAGACCGAGTCTCTCATCGGTGGCGGCACGCGGCCGAGTGGACGGCGCCAACAGCCCTCGCCCGCCCTGCTGGGTAGCATCCAACTCATGAGCATCAAGTTGGAGAACGTCGGCATCGCCGTTCGCGATCTCGAGGCGGCCATCGCCTTCTTCACCGACCTGGGCCTGACGGTTCTCGGTCGTGACACGGTGAGCGGTGAGTGGGCGGACACAGCGGTCGGCCTCGACGGCAACCACGCCAAGATCGCGATACTCCAGGCGCCGGATGGTCACGGCCAGATCGAGCTCTTCGAATACATCCATCCCGACGCGATCGAGACGGAGCCCACGCTCCCGAACGAGATCGGAATGCACCGTGTCGCCTTCTCCGTCGACGACATTGACGACGCCCTCGAGATCGCGGCGAAGCACGGGTGCCATCCGCTTCGCGGAGTCGCGACGTACCAGGATGTCTACAAGCTCACCTATCTGCGCGGCCCGAGCGGCATCCTCGTGATGTTCGCCCAGGACCTGACGAAGAACTGAGCAAGCGCCGGGCGCAAGCCCGCTCGGTGTCTGTCAGACGCGCTTCGCCCGGTCGTGGCGGACCCGCGTGATGACGGTGGCCACGACGATGAGCGCGACGGCGATGATCGCCGCGATGGCCGTGGTCGGAGAGTAGGGGTCATCGGCGTACCGCGCGACAGCGACCCACGCGATTCCCCAGCACAGCGACGCCGCGGGTGCGAGGCGGCCCCCGCCCCAGAAGGCGAGTGCGATGCCGATGGCTGCGGCGGCGCCGAGCACGAAGGA from the Microbacterium atlanticum genome contains:
- a CDS encoding DUF2510 domain-containing protein, which translates into the protein MTDSTPTSAPAGWFPAGVQGQERYWDGTSWTDQVRPAGGIATATGVVPGPPTAPAPEKRPRNILGIVALAVAAVGFIFACIPGALIVGWILLPIGFFLGIIALFQKDKPKWQGLTAIIVSVVGTIVGVIVFMAVAAGAVSDAINATVTEEVGTSDVADEETSADEEPAVEEEPAVADAEDLVLGETAFGVDTESGMGWYAVQVTNPNEDYIFASAGIDVEAYDANGVLIDTDSTYGTILSGTSWYVGDFFDIGSAQINHIEVRGPTADAATHSPAAETGSFTMGPITTGSEYDYMTVNGTVTSNFSEDQDMVRIDLIARDGGGKIVGVDFTYTDRVPSGGTAAWNVDFWKVPLDSKVEAHPHL
- a CDS encoding recombinase family protein, with the protein product MNGIQIGYARVSTADQDLTSQRDALLRLGVLDSNTYVDHGLTGTNRARPGLREALAAVREGDTLVVTKLDRLARSVRDARDIADELTTKGVALSLGGSRYDPTDPVGRLLFNVLAMVAEFERDLISMRTKEGMAVARAKGHLKGKQPKLSTTQRKLLFDVQDRGEYTQTEIAELFNVSRATVYRELQRRRVAFLATCEAHIF
- a CDS encoding type II toxin-antitoxin system RelE family toxin, whose translation is MIGPYEVVFTRSARRALEVTLPESVAAAVFEFIVGPLAANPTRLGNPLREPLAPLYSARRGEYRVLYRIEDDRLVIEIVTIEHRRDAYQRR
- a CDS encoding type II toxin-antitoxin system Phd/YefM family antitoxin, with translation MTVLSLADARASLSKHIESAATTHERFEITRNGARVAVLLSAEDYDALVETVDILSRPDEVAALREAIAELESGDVSSADEVRAAMVARGRLAE
- a CDS encoding VOC family protein, which produces MSIKLENVGIAVRDLEAAIAFFTDLGLTVLGRDTVSGEWADTAVGLDGNHAKIAILQAPDGHGQIELFEYIHPDAIETEPTLPNEIGMHRVAFSVDDIDDALEIAAKHGCHPLRGVATYQDVYKLTYLRGPSGILVMFAQDLTKN